The genome window GAAATCCCCATCTTAGGTTCGGAAAATATGGACCTGGAGCCTGCCTATCTTGGTCTGAGAGGCTCTCCCACTAAAGTTGTGAAAATTATGACCCCCCAGGTCACCCGGGGAGGTCGTGTTATAGAGGCCGGAGATGATACCCCCGCAGCGGTGGGGGAATTGATCAAATATCTGAAAGAAAAGGATCTTGTATGAGTTTTGTATGGACTATAGCCGAACAGCACAAGGGGATATTGAAGGATGTCTCATTTGAACTTTTAGCCAGAGGACGCAGTCTGGCAGATGAGGTTGATACAAAACTGGCCTCAGTCGTGATTGGATACGGAGTCGGTCAGGAAGAGCTGTCCCGCTTGATTGCCGGGGGAGCCGACGAGGTGTACAGTGTTCAACACCCCGCATTGGAAGAGTTCAGTTGTGAATCCTACAGTGCGGTTTTGCAGAATCTGATTAAAACCTGGAATCCCAGCATCATTCTTGCCTCGGCCACAACCCAGGGACGTACTCTCATGCCCCATGTTGCTGTCAAAGTACATACAGGCCTCACTGCGGACTGTACGGAACTTGCCATAGAACCCGGGACTGACAATCTGCTACAGACCAGGCCGGCTATCGGTGGTAATATCATGGCAACCATAAAAACACCCGATCATCGACCACAAATGGCAACTATCCGCCCGAAATCCAACAAGGTTTTGAAACCCGATTCATCCAGGGTCGGACAAATTATTGAAGTCCTTGTCCTGGAGTCTCTCCTTGACTCAAGGGTTAAAATCATTGGTTATCGAGAGGGTAACACCGGGTTTGTCAACCTTGAAGAGGCCGATATCGTTGTTGCCGGAGGACGGGGGTTTAAAAAATCCGAAAACTTCAGCATGCTGGACGAAGCCGCAACACGATTGGGCGGGGTGGTTGGCGCCACCCGTGATGCCGTCGATAGAGGCTGGATCTCCTATCCCCATCAGATTGGTTTGAGTGGTAAAACCATATCTTCCCGCTTGTATGTAGGCGCGGGAATCTCAGGTTCTATTCAGCATCTGGCGGGTATAAAAACCTGTGAAACCATCGTTTCTATAAACTCCGACCCTGAGGCAAATCTTCACAAGGTTGCTGATTTTGGTATTGTGGGCGATCTTTTTGAAGTCATGCCCGAACTGATCAGGCAGCTGGGCGGGAAATCCTCTGATCTGGATATTCCCCAGGAGAAAACGAGTTCTCAAACTGAAAAGAAAATATTCCGCACAAGAACTTCGGCATCTCCCTATGCTCGGGTGAATAAGGCTCATGTAAAAGAACTGAAAACCATCGTCGGTCAGGGAAATGTCATTGTGGATGAAGAGCGTCTGGAATCCTATTCTCATGATGAGACAGATGCTTCTGAATATGCTGTCATACCGGAAGTTGTGGTATTACCAAGTACTACAGAAGAAGTGTCCAAAATCATGAAACTTGCCAACCGAGAGAATATTCCTGTCACTCCCCGGGGGGCTGGATCGGGTCTTTCGGGTGGAGCCATCCCCTGTTTCGGCGGTATTCTGATTTCTGTGGAGAAAATGAACTCTCTCATAGAGCTGGATGTGGATAATATGGTGGCCGAGGTAGAAGCCGGCATGATAACCAATGAATTTGCTCAGGAAGTCCAGGAACGGGGTCTTTTCTTTGCCGGCTATCCCATGAGTCTTGAGACTTGTTTTATCGGAGGGAATATTGCCGAAAATGCAGGTGGCGGTAAGGCCGTAAAATACGGTGTCACAGGGCGTTATATTATGGGCCTTGAGATGGTCACTCCAACAGGCGACATTGTCCGCCTTGGGGGAAAAGCACCCAAGGATGTATCGGGTTATGATTTAAAGCAGCTCATTGTAGGGTCTGAAGGCACCCTGGGGATTGTCACAAAGGCGACGATCCGTCTCATAGGACTGCCTACGGTCAGTGCGGATCTTCTGGTTTTATTTGACACTCCCCGGCAGGCTATCGATGCCGTACCAGTGATCATAAAGTCAGGCATTGTCCCGACAGGGCTTGAATTCATGGATCGGCTGTCTGCACAGACAAGCTGCCGGTATCTCAACGAGAGCCTTCCCTATGGTGAAGCAGGGGCTATGCTTCTGATTGAACTGGATGGGAATAACAGCAAGCAGGTGGAAGCAGATCTTCTAACCGTTGGTGAGCTTTGTATGCAGAGTTCTGCCACTCAGGTTTTTGTGGCGGAGGACTCCAATACCAAAGAGAGAATCTGGAATGTCCGGCGTAATGTTGCAGAGGCCTTCAAGGTCTTTAGTCCTGTTCAGTCCTTGGAAGACATTGTTGTTCCTACCTCCCGAATCCCCGAATTGATTCCGGAATTGGAAAGAGTCAGTCAAAAATACGGTATGCTGATTCCCTGTTACGGCCACGCAGGAGACGGAAATCTCCATGCCACCCTGGTGAAAGATCCGGAAATGTCTATGGAGACCTGGAAGGTGAATGAGGATGCAGCCCTGAAGGAAATTTACCGCATAACCATGGGATTCGGCGGGAAGATAAGCGGTGAACACGGCATCGGTCTGAAAAGAAAATCCTATCTTAAGGATCTCATTGATCCTGTAGAACTGGATTTGATGAGGGGTATTAAAAAAGCATGGGATCCAAAAAATATATTGAATCCCGGTAAGATCTTCGATTAGAGTGGCATATCGGGGAGGTTGATTCAACTGATGGGTAGACGAGAAGAGAAGGCTCAAGAAACAAAGAGTCGCCTAATGAAGAACGCATTGCAGCTCTTTCGGGAAAAGGGTTATGACATGGTTACCGTTGAAGATATCACCCGGGCTACGGCTGTAGCCAAGGGCACTTTTTACAGTTATTTTGAAACAAAGAGTGATATCATAGTGGAGGAATTCTGGAAAATTGACAGGTATTATCAGGACTATGCGTCCCGAAATCTCAAGCGATATAGTCGGGGTGCGGAAAAACTAAGGGCCTTTACACGGGCCCAGATGCGCTATGTCAGAGATCATGTGGGAGTGAAGAATCTGAAAATCCTCTATGCCAATCAGATCCTTACCTCCGAGTCTAATCAGGTTATCATTGATCCTGAAAGGCAATGGTATCAAATCATTCAGGATATTATTGCCGGTGCTCAGGAAACAGGGGAGTTCCGGAATCTTCAGGACCCAGAGTCCTTGGCTGTTCTGTTCAATCGTTCCATGAGATCCGTCTTCCTGGATTGGTGCATCTCCGATGGAGAATTGAATCTGGTCAATGAGGGAATCAGGTATTGCGAAGAATGGTTGATTCCGGTGCTTCGGTCGGAACCCTGATCTTGCTCTAGGATTCTACAGGCATCAGAATCATCAAAAGGAAATCTTCTACCTTTTCAATTATACTATTGGGAAGGGGGGACACTGTGACTCTCAATCATAAAGAATCTGGTTTGTCTGTGAGTTCCGGTTTTAGAGCTCCTAGGAATTTCTTTTTTTTAAATGTTTTTCTATTCCAGCTCCGAAGGGGAACAGAACCAGCCAGGTCGCTGATTTTAAATGGCCTCATCTTTTTCTCTCTTCTTGTTCTATCAGGCAGTTGTTACGCCGATTCCGCCAAAAGTGAAATTGAAGGAAATGCAGGAACCATTCTCCTTTCTGAAAACTATGGCATGTTTAACGAACCCTGGGCCATGACATTCCTACCAGAGGGAGATCTTCTGATTACTGAGAAGAGTGGAAATCTGATTTATTTTCGCATGAAGGATCGTTCTAGAATCCGGGTCGGGGGTGTTCCTGATGTTGTCAACCGAGGGCAGGGAGGCTTGGGGGATATCATCCTTCATCCTCAATACCAGGACAATCATCTGATTTACTTCTCCTATGTTGAAGAGGACGGATCTGGAAACAGCGGTGCCGTGGTGGTGAGGGCCCGTCTTCAGGGGGCTTCAGCAGGGTATGAATTGAAAAACATGGAAGTCCTCTGGCGTCAAACTCCAAAAGTTGCAGGGAACGGCCACTTCTCTCACCGTCTGGCCTTCAGTTTTGATGGATCTCTCTATATAAGCTCAGGTGAACGCCAGAAACAGGCCCCGGCTCAGAGCTGGACCCAAAATCTTGGAAAGATCATCAGGTTAAACGAAGATGGATCTGTTCCGGAGGATAATCCCTTTCAGGACAAAGGTGAGTTGGCAAAAACATTCTGGACACTGGGGCATCGTAATCTTTTAGGAATTGCTTTTGATAAAGAGGGCCGGTTATGGGCACATGAAATGGGCCCGAGACACGGAGATGAGTTCAACTTGATTCTCAGAGGGGCTAATTATGGTTGGCCATTGGTTTCCTGGGGTGATCAATATTCGGGTGCTTCCATTCCCGATCATGACACAGGTCCCGAGTTTCATTCTCCCGAAGTATACTGGGTCCCCTCTATTGCACCTTCTGGTTTAGTCATCTACGAAGGTGCTCTTTTCTCAGCTTGGCAAGGTAATGCCCTTATGGGTGGCCTTGTCTCAAAAGCTCTGATACGAGTCAATATTCAGGGAAGTCATGCCATGGAGGTTGAACGTTTTGCCATGGAGAAACGAATCCGTGAGGTGGAGCAAGGGCCAGATGGTGCTCTCTGGGTCCTGGAGGATCAAAGAGGCGGTCGTCTATTGCGGCTCACGCCTATTTCTTCTCAAAGATAATATTCCTTACGGCCCTTCTCTCAGAAGGGCTGTTTTTCCTTTCTGATCCAAAATATCCCGAATTGATCCTAGGAATTCTTTCATATCGTAGGGCTTCATAATGAACCCTTTTAGACCGATGGATAAGGCTTTTTCTTTATTCATATGAGAGCTGTAACCAGTACAGAGAACAATAGGGATTTCCGGTCTGATTTTCAGTGCTTCCAACGCTAGGTTTTCACCGGTTAAATCGGGCATTGTCTGGTCTGTGATGATGAGATCAAAGTCATTTGGGGAGGATGCAAAAAGCTCGAGGGCTTCTACGCTCTTCTTTCTGGCCGTGACTTCATAGCCTAATCCTTCCAGACTCCTTCTTGTTATTTCCAGAATACTATCTTCATCATCGACAATGAGGATTTTTTCCGATCCACCTATTGGAACACTGTCTTCCTGTTTTGGTTCAATGGGGTGGCTTTCGACCCTGGGAAAGTAGATCTTAATGGATGTTCCGGTTCCAAAAGAACTGTCCAGCCTTATACCAGCGTTGATATTCTTGAGGATTCCGGCAACTACAGCTAATCCCATCCCCGAGCCTTTCCCAACTTCTTTTGTTGTAAAATAAGGATCGAAAATTTTATGGATATCCCGATTTTTGATACCTGTTCCATTATCTTCAATTTGCAGTAGAATGTAGGGCCCTGCTGTCAATGACGGGTCATCCTTGAGCTCTGTCTCGCTGAGATAGGCCGTACTCAAACGAACCGTTAAGACTCCACCCTTTTCATCCATAGCCTGGGCCGCATTGGTGCAGAGGTTCATCATGATCTGGTGAATCTGGGTAGGATCAGCCAGGGTGTTTCCGCATTGAGGATCAAGGTCCTCCTCAATTCTAATTGTTGAAGGGATGGACGCCCGGATGAGTTTTAAATCTTCCTGAATGATTTCAAAAACATAGACAGATTGGCATTGGCTGCTGTCTTTACGGCTGTAATATAGGATCTGTTTTACAAGGTCCCTGGCCCGGAATCCGGCCTTCATTATCTGCTCAATTTGATATCGAACACGGCTCTCATTGGAGAGATCCAGAAGGGTCAGATCTGCATAGCCGAGAATTGCCGTGAGGATATTATTGAAATCATGGGCAATGCCACCAGCCAGAGTTCCAACTGCTTCCATCTTCTGCGATTGACTGAGTTGCGCTTCAAGAGCCTTCTTATTTTCTTCCGCCTGTATCTGTTCGGTTAAATCGAGTCCGAAGGACCAGTTTTGTTCGCCCAGTGTTATGAACCCCCAGGATACGATTTTCTTGGTCCCGTCTTTACAGCAAACTTCGGTTACTCTGGTCTCAATGTCTGAATGTGTTTCAATGGCCTTTGCGATATCTTTTTGCCATTTTCCAACGACTTCCTGACGGTATTCCGGGTCTGGATATGCCAGGGGCCACCAATGGCTAGCAGTAGGTATTTCATCAATTGTATAACCGAATAATTCTGTGAATCTTGAATTTAAGTAGAGGCATTTTTGATCGATTTCTTCTGACATGTAAATGGCCAAGGGAGAAGTCTCTGCAAGAGCTTTGAATCTCATTTCGCTTTCTTTGAGTGCCTTTTCCGCTTGTTTTCTTTCTTCCACTTCTTTGAGGAGATCTTTTGTATGAAGACGGACAACCCGGTTTAGCATCAGTCTACAAAAGAGGAAGAACAAGACACATAGGCTAATGCCGCCGATGATTTTCCATAGAATCCTGTGGTTCTCCTGATCTGTTATTTTTTCAAGGGAGCCCATCCATTTAGAGTATATCCTCTCTTCCTTCTCTGTCGTCATCAGGGCTAACTCTATTTTGTTGTTGACTTCAGATTCTTCTGATATTCCTGTTCTTCCGGAGTTCGGGGGGGAGGCTGTTTTCTCCCGGAGGGGCAGGGACCCTATTATTGGGAGGGCGTACTCTCCGGTCTGATTCAATGCATAAGAAATATTTCCAATAATGAGGGAGAAAAGAAGCAAACATAACTGTATCTTTGAATTGAAAATATGGACCTCCGGAAAAAGACGAAAGGGTCTTCTAAGCTTTCAATTATAGCGCATTCTAAAGGAGGGGATAAGTGGCTGACCCATTCATTTATGGATGTGACAGATATTTTTTTATATCCGTATTCCCTTCATTTGTGATAGGGTATAGAAAACAAGAAGGGAGTCTTTGGAAGAGATCCTGCCGCAAGGTCAGTCGATCTGGAAAGGTCTCCCTCTTAGCCCTTGCAGCTTCCAGTTTTTTATAATTCTTATCAGGCTCGTCGTAAACCGGTGGACTTATTTTTTTCTATCAGTGGCAATTGGTGATTAGACCAGGCCTTAATGGCCGCATTCGCCGTCTTAGATTTTCCTTGTTTGAATACGGGAATACCAAATTGTATGAGTGCATCCATTCCCTGTGGACCTACTTCCGGAGCAATGAGTACTCCTGCCCCCTGGTCTACAATCAGTTGAACAGCCAGTAAACCTGCTCCTCCTGCTTCATCTTTAGCCATATTTTTAAGTGATAAAAACGTTTCTTCTTCTGTGTCGTATATTAAAAAATTCTCACATCGTCCAAAACGTTCATCCAGTTCACTATCGAGATCCGTACCTTTACTGCATAGTGCCAGAATCATTTTTTTTATCCTTCTGGAGTTTTATAGTCATCTCCGGAGACTTTGAGTTGTTACAGCCCTGGGACCGTTCGGTCATGTGGGTTTATACAATGAGCATCAGGAACTAGGGCCTTTTTCAGCCGTGGTCATGGCTGTGATCACATACAGATCCGGTGGACTCCAGATCTCCTTTGATAAATGTCTCGAGATTTTCTTCAATTGTTCCAGTTGCTCCTAAAATGACATCGATTCCGTGTCCTTTGAAAATATCAACAGCCATGCCACCCATACCACCAGTAATGATGGCACTGGCTCCCTGTTCGTGAACAAAGGCAGGGATGACTCCTGGAGCATGCGCTGGGGGAGTGACATACTCTGTCGCTTCTACCTTTCCATTCTCTAAGGTGCAGAAGACAAATTCCTTGGCATGACCAAAGTGTTCTTCCACATGTTTTCTGTCGTTACTCGGGAAGGCTATCTTCATCTTTTTCTGTTCCATAATCGGTTCTCCTCAAAATCGTCTCTTTTAAAAATGTGCATATGCACATATAATGTATCATGACGATCTTCGTGAATCAAGTCTGAAGAGTGTGAATTTTGTTTCTTTTCGCTTTGAGTTAACAAACTGAAAAGAATTGATTAGAATGCACAAAGGAAAAATTATGCCCAGAAGACATAAACAAAGAAATTGCCGCCGCCTTGAAGGAAAAAGAAATTTTAAACCATCGGGGATACCATCGATGAAACTCGAAAAGACTGAACTCCATTTGGATGAATTTGAAGCCATTCGGCTGTGTGATTATGATGGAATGAGTCAGATCGAAGCATCCCTGTCTATGGGGGTCTCCCGGGCTACAGTCCAGCGTCTCCTTCTTTCAGGAAGAAAAAAAATTGTAGACGTCTTACTCCATACGAAAGAACTCATTATCAATGAAAAATTGGACTGATTCTGTCCTCCTAGTCATTCTGGTCCTTTAAAATTGTATCTGATCAGCTGTGCTTGCCTTGAAAATACCAAATCCATTATAGAAATCGGCCAGAACAGGAAAATCAACACAGTGCATGGGGTAGAGAGAACGGGGCGCTTCTTTTTTAAAGTAGGCGATTGTTTTATCCACCGTATGGGGATCATTGCTCATCAAATGAAATCCACCTATAACAGAAAGCAATGGTTTGCCGGTCAACTCCTTCGCATATTCACAAATGTTGCAAATCCCTGAATGTGAACATCCGGTAAGAACCACGACACCCTCTGAGGTATTGATAGCCAGAGCCGTATCATCTTTCATGGGATCATCCTTATACATCCCTCTTTCAAAATTCATTTTCCTGGGAATTTCTCCCAGGAATATAATATCCTCGGATATGTAATATGGATTTTTGGACTGGCGGATCTCAAAATCATCCTGAACTGTTCTTCTGGTTTTTTCTGATAATTTATCTAGCAGGTCGGGATGAAACAATAATGGCTTTTTACCAACAAAGTTGTGATGGACAATCCCGTCAGTATGATCCCAGTGATAGTGAGAAAAAGCAACAATATTGACCTTCTGCAGATCAATTTTCAAGGCTTCCGCATTCTTCCAATACAGGTCCGTATGACCTGTATCAAAGAGTACCCGGTGATTTACTGTTTCCAATAAGGCCGAGAATCCCCACTCGCTTCGGCAGTGCCTGGCACCCTTATGGCCAACCTGGTTTTCACAGAGAATTGTAATCCTAGTATTGCCGTTCATCATTCATTCAGTATGAACAGGAACTTCAGATGTTATCAACCCTGAACAAAGCTGAAAATCTGTCTTTCAGGAATTTTGTTTCTTCTTTCAGGCAGAAAAATGTCAAAAGGGAATCCCCTTTTGGGATTGTATCGGCTGGGGGCGAGTGGAGGCTTGTCTGTTCTCCATCGAATTGCAGGTTCAATACCTTTCCTCTTTGGTAAATAAGAGATTTTAATCGGATTATTTTATATCTGTTTTCGTTAATGATCGTTTTCATTTCAGCAATCGTGCCAGTAAACCTCCCCTTTAGTGATAGAGATACAATTCCATCCTTACCCGGGTTAAATCTATCAAAGTTAGAGAGAGCAGGGCTGCTTGAATTCTCTCGCTTCTGTAATGATGTGGACAACGGTTCGTCCCATATTCCCTTACGGCAAAGGACAGATCCCGTCAGTCCAGGATAATGTAGACTGAGTTTCTCTCTTGTCTTGTTCAGCAAACCACCGTCGTACATATCTGCCTTGGTCATTAGAATCAAGGGCTCTCCTTCAAACTGACGCGAATAGGCAGGAAGGACATCATGATAACGGTCGCACTGACGGGCGTCCACACAGACCAAAACCTGGGAAATAATGATTTTTGCCGAAGGGAAGTTTTTATCAATCATCTGTTTCATTTCCCAGGGGACAGCTAAACCTGTGGCTTCGATGAAAATTTCATCGGGCTGTTCTTCATTTACGACCTTTAAAAGTGTGTCCAGCAGCCTTTCCTTCAGACTGCAGCAGATGCAGCCCCCTGTTATTTCTTTTTTGGAGTAGACCCCTTTGGAGATCATCATGCTGTCAATATTCACTTCACCAAAATCATTTATAATGACCACGGTTCTTGTTTCCGAATCCAGACTTTGAAGGAGGGTATTGAGAACCGTCGTTTTTCCACTGCCTAGGAACCCACCTAGGATTGTTGTTTTTATTGGCATTGTATTCATAGTTGGGAGTATAGGAACAGGAGCGCTAAGCTGTAAAGTGGAAACAGACCTAATCGATAAATATTGACTGAATTGATACAAAGTCCTATAATTACACTAATAATTATTAAAAATACAAAAATAATTATATTAGGAGGATTCTATGAAGAAAATAATTTTATTATCTTTGCTTGCCATATCAATGATTTTCATGGGTTGCGGCAAACCCGCCGCTCCCGCGGCTGCTGCCGCACCAGCTGCGCAGGCTAAAGCCGTTTCC of Oceanispirochaeta crateris contains these proteins:
- a CDS encoding FAD-linked oxidase C-terminal domain-containing protein: MSFVWTIAEQHKGILKDVSFELLARGRSLADEVDTKLASVVIGYGVGQEELSRLIAGGADEVYSVQHPALEEFSCESYSAVLQNLIKTWNPSIILASATTQGRTLMPHVAVKVHTGLTADCTELAIEPGTDNLLQTRPAIGGNIMATIKTPDHRPQMATIRPKSNKVLKPDSSRVGQIIEVLVLESLLDSRVKIIGYREGNTGFVNLEEADIVVAGGRGFKKSENFSMLDEAATRLGGVVGATRDAVDRGWISYPHQIGLSGKTISSRLYVGAGISGSIQHLAGIKTCETIVSINSDPEANLHKVADFGIVGDLFEVMPELIRQLGGKSSDLDIPQEKTSSQTEKKIFRTRTSASPYARVNKAHVKELKTIVGQGNVIVDEERLESYSHDETDASEYAVIPEVVVLPSTTEEVSKIMKLANRENIPVTPRGAGSGLSGGAIPCFGGILISVEKMNSLIELDVDNMVAEVEAGMITNEFAQEVQERGLFFAGYPMSLETCFIGGNIAENAGGGKAVKYGVTGRYIMGLEMVTPTGDIVRLGGKAPKDVSGYDLKQLIVGSEGTLGIVTKATIRLIGLPTVSADLLVLFDTPRQAIDAVPVIIKSGIVPTGLEFMDRLSAQTSCRYLNESLPYGEAGAMLLIELDGNNSKQVEADLLTVGELCMQSSATQVFVAEDSNTKERIWNVRRNVAEAFKVFSPVQSLEDIVVPTSRIPELIPELERVSQKYGMLIPCYGHAGDGNLHATLVKDPEMSMETWKVNEDAALKEIYRITMGFGGKISGEHGIGLKRKSYLKDLIDPVELDLMRGIKKAWDPKNILNPGKIFD
- a CDS encoding TetR/AcrR family transcriptional regulator — protein: MGRREEKAQETKSRLMKNALQLFREKGYDMVTVEDITRATAVAKGTFYSYFETKSDIIVEEFWKIDRYYQDYASRNLKRYSRGAEKLRAFTRAQMRYVRDHVGVKNLKILYANQILTSESNQVIIDPERQWYQIIQDIIAGAQETGEFRNLQDPESLAVLFNRSMRSVFLDWCISDGELNLVNEGIRYCEEWLIPVLRSEP
- a CDS encoding PQQ-dependent sugar dehydrogenase; amino-acid sequence: MTLNHKESGLSVSSGFRAPRNFFFLNVFLFQLRRGTEPARSLILNGLIFFSLLVLSGSCYADSAKSEIEGNAGTILLSENYGMFNEPWAMTFLPEGDLLITEKSGNLIYFRMKDRSRIRVGGVPDVVNRGQGGLGDIILHPQYQDNHLIYFSYVEEDGSGNSGAVVVRARLQGASAGYELKNMEVLWRQTPKVAGNGHFSHRLAFSFDGSLYISSGERQKQAPAQSWTQNLGKIIRLNEDGSVPEDNPFQDKGELAKTFWTLGHRNLLGIAFDKEGRLWAHEMGPRHGDEFNLILRGANYGWPLVSWGDQYSGASIPDHDTGPEFHSPEVYWVPSIAPSGLVIYEGALFSAWQGNALMGGLVSKALIRVNIQGSHAMEVERFAMEKRIREVEQGPDGALWVLEDQRGGRLLRLTPISSQR
- a CDS encoding hybrid sensor histidine kinase/response regulator; the protein is MNQTGEYALPIIGSLPLREKTASPPNSGRTGISEESEVNNKIELALMTTEKEERIYSKWMGSLEKITDQENHRILWKIIGGISLCVLFFLFCRLMLNRVVRLHTKDLLKEVEERKQAEKALKESEMRFKALAETSPLAIYMSEEIDQKCLYLNSRFTELFGYTIDEIPTASHWWPLAYPDPEYRQEVVGKWQKDIAKAIETHSDIETRVTEVCCKDGTKKIVSWGFITLGEQNWSFGLDLTEQIQAEENKKALEAQLSQSQKMEAVGTLAGGIAHDFNNILTAILGYADLTLLDLSNESRVRYQIEQIMKAGFRARDLVKQILYYSRKDSSQCQSVYVFEIIQEDLKLIRASIPSTIRIEEDLDPQCGNTLADPTQIHQIMMNLCTNAAQAMDEKGGVLTVRLSTAYLSETELKDDPSLTAGPYILLQIEDNGTGIKNRDIHKIFDPYFTTKEVGKGSGMGLAVVAGILKNINAGIRLDSSFGTGTSIKIYFPRVESHPIEPKQEDSVPIGGSEKILIVDDEDSILEITRRSLEGLGYEVTARKKSVEALELFASSPNDFDLIITDQTMPDLTGENLALEALKIRPEIPIVLCTGYSSHMNKEKALSIGLKGFIMKPYDMKEFLGSIRDILDQKGKTALLREGP
- a CDS encoding NifB/NifX family molybdenum-iron cluster-binding protein, with protein sequence MILALCSKGTDLDSELDERFGRCENFLIYDTEEETFLSLKNMAKDEAGGAGLLAVQLIVDQGAGVLIAPEVGPQGMDALIQFGIPVFKQGKSKTANAAIKAWSNHQLPLIEKNKSTGLRRA
- a CDS encoding NifB/NifX family molybdenum-iron cluster-binding protein, giving the protein MEQKKMKIAFPSNDRKHVEEHFGHAKEFVFCTLENGKVEATEYVTPPAHAPGVIPAFVHEQGASAIITGGMGGMAVDIFKGHGIDVILGATGTIEENLETFIKGDLESTGSVCDHSHDHG
- a CDS encoding DUF134 domain-containing protein, with amino-acid sequence MPRRHKQRNCRRLEGKRNFKPSGIPSMKLEKTELHLDEFEAIRLCDYDGMSQIEASLSMGVSRATVQRLLLSGRKKIVDVLLHTKELIINEKLD
- a CDS encoding MBL fold metallo-hydrolase; protein product: MMNGNTRITILCENQVGHKGARHCRSEWGFSALLETVNHRVLFDTGHTDLYWKNAEALKIDLQKVNIVAFSHYHWDHTDGIVHHNFVGKKPLLFHPDLLDKLSEKTRRTVQDDFEIRQSKNPYYISEDIIFLGEIPRKMNFERGMYKDDPMKDDTALAINTSEGVVVLTGCSHSGICNICEYAKELTGKPLLSVIGGFHLMSNDPHTVDKTIAYFKKEAPRSLYPMHCVDFPVLADFYNGFGIFKASTADQIQF
- a CDS encoding CobW family GTP-binding protein: MNTMPIKTTILGGFLGSGKTTVLNTLLQSLDSETRTVVIINDFGEVNIDSMMISKGVYSKKEITGGCICCSLKERLLDTLLKVVNEEQPDEIFIEATGLAVPWEMKQMIDKNFPSAKIIISQVLVCVDARQCDRYHDVLPAYSRQFEGEPLILMTKADMYDGGLLNKTREKLSLHYPGLTGSVLCRKGIWDEPLSTSLQKRENSSSPALSNFDRFNPGKDGIVSLSLKGRFTGTIAEMKTIINENRYKIIRLKSLIYQRGKVLNLQFDGEQTSLHSPPADTIPKGDSLLTFFCLKEETKFLKDRFSALFRVDNI